A single window of Pyxidicoccus xibeiensis DNA harbors:
- a CDS encoding M57 family metalloprotease, with translation MLKRAAVLVVSCGALLAGCGADVQAENQEIISNLIEAGIPAGDITVVDEAVYMGRDTHVSLEASRELLQRGEGSQEHYRSTNLVSTAVTKICINPTASFNSYSVLSQGLNLAIVNYNSLALRITFARGPTTGCTANITAKTLAGTSVSSGLPSGGLPYNTIGIGTGLNNVGTDVVEHVITHELGHTIGLLHTDAYNPSISCGPGGGGSPGPGVGGILIPGTPTTATPGGSIMNTCMSPDTDGEFTSSDRTALNYLY, from the coding sequence ATGCTCAAGAGAGCAGCAGTCCTCGTGGTGAGCTGTGGCGCGTTGCTGGCCGGCTGCGGTGCCGACGTGCAGGCCGAGAACCAGGAGATCATCTCCAACCTCATCGAGGCGGGGATTCCGGCCGGCGACATCACGGTCGTCGATGAGGCCGTGTACATGGGGCGCGACACCCACGTGAGCCTGGAGGCCTCCCGGGAGCTGCTCCAGCGTGGTGAGGGGAGCCAGGAGCACTACAGGAGCACCAATCTCGTCAGCACCGCCGTGACGAAGATCTGCATCAACCCCACGGCCTCGTTCAACAGCTACTCCGTGCTCAGCCAGGGGCTCAACCTGGCCATCGTCAATTACAACAGCCTGGCGCTCAGGATTACCTTCGCGCGCGGTCCGACCACCGGCTGCACCGCGAACATCACCGCGAAGACCCTGGCCGGCACCAGCGTCTCGTCGGGGCTTCCCTCGGGCGGACTTCCCTACAACACCATCGGCATCGGCACCGGGCTGAACAACGTCGGCACTGACGTGGTCGAGCACGTCATCACCCACGAGCTGGGCCACACCATCGGCCTGCTCCACACGGACGCCTACAATCCGTCCATCAGCTGCGGCCCCGGCGGCGGCGGCTCCCCGGGCCCTGGCGTGGGGGGAATCCTCATTCCCGGGACGCCGACCACCGCCACGCCGGGCGGCTCCATCATGAACACCTGCATGTCGCCCGATACGGACGGCGAGTTCACCAGCTCTGACCGCACGGCGTTGAACTACCTCTACTGA
- a CDS encoding pentapeptide repeat-containing protein, translated as MSDDADDLLRKSQRLARELLEAMQRPAGDAEQAERAASEAQKARTDAAALEDYYQRTGQAEPDRTPRARTTQEMRFAASLVPCPGCGSRQPAKYELTRGGSMSTLTGPCPQCGTRRAHAWATEGDPLKGAAAVYELGDSRPSQLISVGQFMAEYDRVLPFLREDPEALAPVDWKATVSQLHHALTCVLELRKFVPANMKVIPDTRLDEATRGDRVARRARYTAAWLDAEVARIRELLARYAADAPRIWALDSEANPPPVQHGAIDRNSLRAHEAWLRRGRTGEGRLDVAGFNAKGLRLGGALFSEALLARVTFDQANLGAARFGRSELTEVSMDRAAATSIDLKGAKLTRGTWKQTDLRLATFDGAVIEETAFPHCDFDRSTWSGARITAASFEHARFGNARLDGAVFAGCVFRDAWFAPTTDRPYPTTAGAKFEDCDLRRTLWTGRDLSGATFLRCKLGGARGEPASLEGAVFLETDLSPDGDGSDRVSDVASVLARLRGG; from the coding sequence ATGAGCGACGACGCCGACGACCTCCTGCGCAAGAGCCAGCGGCTTGCCCGGGAGCTGCTCGAGGCGATGCAGCGGCCCGCCGGGGACGCCGAGCAGGCCGAGCGCGCCGCCTCCGAAGCGCAGAAGGCACGCACGGATGCCGCCGCGCTCGAGGACTACTACCAGCGCACAGGGCAGGCCGAGCCCGACCGGACGCCGCGCGCGCGGACGACGCAGGAGATGCGGTTCGCGGCCTCGCTCGTGCCGTGCCCGGGTTGCGGCAGCCGGCAGCCGGCGAAGTATGAGCTGACGCGCGGCGGTTCCATGTCCACGCTGACGGGGCCGTGCCCGCAGTGCGGTACGCGGCGCGCCCACGCGTGGGCGACCGAGGGCGACCCGCTGAAGGGCGCGGCGGCGGTGTACGAGCTCGGGGACAGCCGGCCGTCGCAGCTCATCTCGGTCGGCCAGTTCATGGCCGAGTACGACCGGGTCCTGCCATTCCTGCGCGAGGACCCCGAAGCGCTCGCCCCGGTCGACTGGAAGGCCACCGTGAGTCAGCTCCATCACGCGCTGACGTGCGTGCTCGAGCTGCGCAAGTTCGTCCCGGCGAACATGAAGGTGATTCCGGATACCCGGCTCGACGAGGCGACCCGCGGGGACCGCGTCGCGCGGCGCGCGCGCTACACGGCCGCATGGCTTGATGCCGAGGTCGCGCGGATTCGCGAGCTCCTCGCGCGCTACGCGGCGGACGCGCCGCGAATCTGGGCGCTCGACAGTGAGGCCAACCCTCCGCCCGTCCAGCACGGCGCCATCGACCGCAACAGCTTGCGCGCACACGAGGCCTGGCTCAGGCGGGGCCGCACGGGGGAGGGGCGGCTGGACGTGGCAGGCTTCAACGCCAAGGGGCTGCGGCTCGGCGGTGCGCTGTTCTCGGAGGCCCTGCTCGCGCGCGTGACGTTCGACCAGGCGAACCTCGGCGCGGCGCGCTTCGGCCGCAGCGAGCTCACGGAGGTGTCGATGGACCGCGCCGCGGCGACGTCAATCGACCTGAAGGGCGCGAAGCTCACTCGCGGCACCTGGAAGCAGACCGACCTGCGGCTCGCGACGTTCGACGGAGCGGTGATTGAGGAGACCGCGTTTCCGCACTGCGACTTCGACCGCAGCACCTGGTCGGGCGCACGCATCACAGCAGCGAGCTTCGAGCACGCGCGCTTCGGGAACGCCCGCCTCGATGGCGCGGTGTTCGCGGGCTGCGTGTTCCGCGACGCGTGGTTTGCCCCGACGACGGACAGGCCGTACCCGACGACCGCGGGCGCGAAGTTCGAGGACTGCGATTTGCGGCGCACGCTGTGGACCGGGCGCGACCTCTCGGGCGCGACCTTCCTCCGGTGCAAGCTCGGCGGTGCGCGCGGCGAGCCCGCGTCGCTCGAGGGTGCGGTGTTCCTCGAGACCGACCTGTCGCCCGACGGCGACGGGTCCGACCGGGTCTCCGATGTCGCCAGCGTCCTCGCCCGGCTGCGAGGCGGGTAG
- a CDS encoding MXAN_6652 family MXYO-CTERM-anchored protein, translating to MRIPFRIVGMFAITLSWSTPAFATSTGIAGQSGKDGAACSVCHQGGQLPTVEFEGPASLAPGATGQYTFIIRGGPAKTGGADIAVDNTQASLQGGAGLKKLGSELTHSAPRPFTGNEVRFDFSLVAPATDVTLTLFGAGNSSNADQSSEGDRAASAKLTVKVGNGTPVEEPAPGGGEDGGGGCAAAGGGPGWGLMAAGASWALLRRRRS from the coding sequence ATGCGAATCCCATTCCGAATCGTCGGCATGTTTGCCATTACCCTGTCGTGGTCAACTCCCGCCTTCGCCACCAGCACTGGCATTGCCGGCCAGTCCGGCAAGGACGGGGCGGCCTGCAGTGTGTGTCATCAGGGCGGTCAGCTTCCCACGGTCGAGTTCGAGGGCCCTGCGTCACTCGCGCCTGGAGCGACCGGCCAGTACACCTTCATCATCCGTGGCGGTCCGGCGAAGACGGGAGGCGCGGATATCGCCGTGGACAACACGCAGGCCAGCCTTCAGGGAGGGGCCGGGCTGAAGAAGCTGGGCAGCGAGCTGACCCACTCCGCGCCACGCCCCTTCACGGGCAATGAGGTGCGCTTCGACTTCTCGCTCGTCGCGCCTGCGACCGACGTCACGCTCACGCTCTTCGGCGCTGGCAACTCCTCCAATGCGGACCAGAGCAGCGAGGGAGACAGGGCCGCGTCGGCGAAGCTGACCGTGAAGGTGGGGAACGGAACCCCCGTCGAGGAACCGGCCCCGGGGGGCGGTGAGGACGGCGGTGGTGGATGCGCCGCCGCTGGTGGTGGGCCCGGCTGGGGCCTCATGGCGGCAGGGGCTTCGTGGGCCCTCCTGCGCCGCCGCCGGAGCTGA
- a CDS encoding MFS transporter: MTSTVAAPPAGTSALRIPGYRTFLITFMLAMMADNIEHVISYWVAFQKFHSPALGGFAVVSHWLPFLMFSVPVGALNDRFDSRRLIQAGMVLFIAASVGWGYFFVTDSLQMWHAMVLLTLHGCAGVLWSTSSQMLLYDIVGTSSLASAVRLNATARYLGVLVGPGVGSIIMRTLGPTRGIFVNTLFYLPLLLWLVSAPYGRHFRQGTTGPKRAVRGFADIVQTLRDVRGLPVVASMVVLAGAASFFIGNSYQAQMPGFAHELGHGDPGLTYTLLLGADAAGALLAGVLLETRGTWLTTTAASALKLAFLWGCSLFAFSFMSWYPAAICVLFLAGFLELSFSSMTQALVQLNAPDAIRGRVLGLFSMSAMGLRAFSGVTVGLLGSVTNIHLSLALSALAFVVVAGLLLLRKPGRPSTDRSP, encoded by the coding sequence ATGACCTCCACCGTGGCCGCCCCTCCTGCTGGAACGAGCGCGCTCCGCATCCCCGGATACCGGACGTTTCTCATCACGTTCATGTTGGCGATGATGGCCGACAACATCGAGCACGTGATCAGCTACTGGGTGGCGTTCCAGAAGTTCCACTCGCCGGCGCTGGGTGGGTTCGCGGTGGTGTCTCACTGGCTGCCCTTCCTGATGTTCTCGGTGCCGGTGGGCGCGCTCAATGACCGGTTCGACTCCAGGCGCCTCATCCAGGCCGGCATGGTGCTCTTCATCGCCGCGTCGGTCGGGTGGGGCTACTTCTTCGTCACGGACTCCCTGCAGATGTGGCACGCGATGGTGCTGCTCACGCTCCATGGCTGCGCGGGAGTCCTCTGGAGCACCTCCAGCCAGATGTTGCTCTACGACATCGTGGGCACGAGCTCCCTGGCCAGCGCGGTGCGCCTGAACGCGACGGCGCGCTACCTCGGCGTCCTGGTGGGCCCCGGAGTGGGCAGCATCATCATGCGGACGCTCGGGCCGACCCGGGGCATCTTCGTCAACACGCTGTTCTATCTGCCCCTCCTGCTCTGGCTGGTGAGCGCCCCCTATGGCCGGCACTTCCGCCAGGGCACGACGGGCCCCAAGCGTGCCGTCCGAGGCTTCGCCGACATCGTCCAGACGCTCCGTGACGTGCGCGGGCTGCCCGTGGTCGCGTCCATGGTGGTGCTGGCGGGGGCCGCCTCCTTCTTCATCGGCAACAGCTACCAGGCGCAGATGCCGGGCTTCGCCCATGAGCTGGGCCATGGAGACCCCGGCCTGACCTATACGCTCCTGCTGGGAGCGGATGCGGCCGGTGCGCTGCTCGCGGGCGTCCTGCTCGAGACGCGCGGGACCTGGCTGACGACGACGGCGGCCTCCGCGTTGAAGCTTGCGTTCCTGTGGGGCTGCTCGCTCTTCGCGTTCTCGTTCATGAGCTGGTATCCGGCGGCCATCTGCGTGCTGTTCCTGGCCGGGTTCCTCGAGCTGTCCTTCAGCAGCATGACCCAGGCCCTCGTGCAGCTGAACGCGCCGGACGCCATCCGGGGCCGCGTCCTGGGGCTCTTCAGCATGTCGGCCATGGGCCTGCGGGCCTTCAGCGGCGTGACGGTGGGCCTGCTGGGGAGTGTGACCAACATCCACCTCTCGCTCGCCCTGTCCGCCCTGGCCTTCGTGGTGGTGGCCGGCCTGCTGCTGCTCCGCAAGCCAGGGAGACCTTCCACGGACCGGTCCCCATGA
- a CDS encoding MxcI protein, whose protein sequence is MQQPVVSSSLRVSTALLALSLFAGCGDSDEKDAAPALYAITTQQLVADPVESYVVVTTEAERAASLPLDNAIKVPGRALGVGIPKSGSLYVVSDASATVTRYSLNDAERLEPSGTVSFASLGVTELGEYQASFQFISETKAYYFDGATAQVVIWNPTAMTVTGTIPLDALTIPETILAFSGVVAQTGGQLLMPVGWRPVTGVGITPKAGVVSIDTATDVATIATDDRCGYTHDIALGADGQAYVATEAYGAAVRRVVGEEVPEPCLLRFNPRTRAFDPTFYRSLEDLVGGGTAGALIPGAQGTAYVRVLDESIAPVLEGTHPRTVASGTGWQWWELKLDSLTATRKADFPSTSGSVFLFESENQTLYTEFGAGASSTTLHVLEDSGKPTLTYQGLSFSFLQLR, encoded by the coding sequence ATGCAGCAGCCTGTTGTCTCTTCTTCCCTGCGTGTCTCCACCGCGCTGCTCGCGCTGTCGCTGTTCGCCGGGTGTGGTGACTCGGACGAGAAGGACGCCGCCCCTGCGCTGTATGCCATCACGACGCAGCAGCTCGTGGCGGACCCGGTCGAGAGCTACGTCGTCGTGACGACCGAGGCCGAGCGGGCCGCGTCGCTCCCGCTGGACAACGCCATCAAGGTGCCGGGCCGCGCGCTCGGCGTCGGCATTCCGAAGTCGGGCTCGCTCTACGTGGTGAGCGACGCGAGCGCGACGGTGACCCGCTACTCGCTGAACGACGCCGAGCGGCTGGAGCCGTCCGGCACCGTGAGCTTCGCGAGCCTGGGCGTGACGGAGCTGGGAGAGTACCAGGCCAGCTTCCAGTTCATCTCGGAGACGAAGGCGTACTACTTCGACGGGGCCACCGCGCAGGTCGTCATCTGGAACCCGACGGCGATGACTGTCACGGGCACCATTCCGCTCGACGCGCTCACCATCCCGGAGACGATTCTCGCCTTCTCGGGCGTCGTCGCGCAGACCGGTGGGCAGCTCCTCATGCCCGTGGGCTGGCGTCCCGTGACGGGCGTGGGAATCACCCCGAAGGCGGGCGTGGTCTCCATCGACACGGCGACGGACGTGGCCACCATCGCCACGGATGACCGCTGTGGCTACACGCACGACATCGCCCTGGGCGCCGATGGGCAGGCCTATGTCGCGACGGAAGCCTACGGGGCCGCGGTGCGCCGCGTGGTCGGCGAAGAGGTCCCCGAGCCGTGCCTGCTCCGGTTCAATCCCCGGACGCGCGCCTTCGACCCGACCTTCTACCGCTCGCTCGAGGACCTGGTGGGAGGCGGAACCGCGGGCGCACTCATCCCGGGAGCGCAGGGCACGGCGTACGTGCGGGTGCTCGACGAGAGCATCGCTCCGGTCCTCGAGGGCACCCATCCGCGCACCGTGGCGAGCGGGACGGGCTGGCAGTGGTGGGAGCTGAAGCTCGACTCGCTGACGGCGACGCGCAAGGCGGACTTCCCGTCGACCTCGGGCAGCGTCTTCCTCTTCGAGTCGGAGAACCAGACGCTCTACACGGAGTTCGGGGCGGGCGCCTCGTCCACGACGTTGCATGTGCTGGAAGACAGCGGCAAGCCCACGCTGACCTATCAGGGGCTGTCCTTCTCCTTCCTCCAGCTGCGGTAG